In Primulina huaijiensis isolate GDHJ02 chromosome 6, ASM1229523v2, whole genome shotgun sequence, a single window of DNA contains:
- the LOC140978411 gene encoding pre-rRNA-processing protein esf1-like, translating to MGSEDKKKQKKKSSNKKSSGKGKDDGEAKVIMDDRFVSAQSDPRFMEAPKRRAKVAIDSRFQRVFTDRSFTSSGANIDKRGKPTNKGNNKNSSSLKHYYRIIREEDENEESAIRGREDEVDDFDSGSIASHTESESDGEKSDDSNEEKGFDESASTTSTDSDDEFMDDEEEDTFLPSVENVPDIEKETHRLAVVNLDWSQVRAVDLYVLLTSFLPKGGQIFSVTVYPSEFGLKRMEEEGTRGPVGLFDDNEEEHDNKDDDDIDKKKLRAYELCRLRYYFAVVIFDSSATADYLYKTCDGVEFERSGNKLDLRFIPDSTKFEHQPRDVATEAPADYEGLNFQTRALQQSNVHLTWDEDEPQRAKTLKRKLNTDQLVELELKEFLASDESETDDSGAEDTEDILMKKIKKQDMYRALIQSEDGSDDNDEEGDDQDMEVTFNSSLENISKRILEKKDKKSETVWDEHLRKRREKKKANKNRSKYSSDEEDGYSDQKISQPAEQHDDFFIDEPSATESKGNQVRGTKRGSYIQETTQEAEASIAELELLLADDNGGDTNIKGYSLKPKKKKGKKGTEIPDEGKIPTADVDDPRFSSLFTSSLFALDPTDPQFKRSATYSRLNAQKRKITDKENDLMVRSEVLGQVSEVHEHEHEKTEGLPQGNEKHESSSLVKSLKLKLKQLPLMSQGKVPSGNRKSQGKSKKEK from the exons ATGGGATCCGAGGATAAAAAGAAGCAGAAGAAGAAAAGCAGCAACAAGAAGAGTTCTGGGAAGGGAAAGGACGATGGTGAGGCTAAAGTGATAATGGATGATCGATTCGTCTCAGCACAATCAGACCCTCGCTTTATGGAGGCTCCAAAGAGGAGGGCGAAAGTGGCCATTGACTCTCGTTTCCAACGTGTATTCACTGATAGAAGCTTTACCTCCTCCGGCGCCAATATTGATAAGAGAGGGAAACCTACCAACAAAGGCAACAACAAAAACTCATCTTCTCTCAAACACTACTACCGGATTATTCGAGAAGAAGACGAGAATGAGGAGTCTGCAATTCGAGGAAGAGAAGATGAAGTTGACGACTTTGACAGTGGTAGCATTGCTAGTCATACTGAGAGTGAAAGTGACGGTGAGAAATCTGATGACAGCAATGAGGAGAAGGGCTTTGATGAGTCAGCATCCACTACTTCAACAGATTCAGATGATGAATTTATGGACGACGAAGAGGAAGATACTTTTTTACCATCG GTAGAAAACGTACCAGACATAGAAAAAGAAACACACAGGCTAGCTGTTGTTAATCTGGACTGGAGTCAAGTGAGG GCAGTTGACTTGTATGTCTTGCTTACATCATTTCTTCCTAAAGGGGGTCAAATTTTCTCTGTAACTGTCTATCCATCTGAGTTTGGACTCAAACGCATGGAAGAGGAAGGTACCCGTGGTCCTGTTGGACTGTTTGACGATAATGAGGAGGAACATGATAACAAGGACGATGATGACATTGATAAAAAGAAGCTACGCGCTTACGAATTATGTAGGCTAAG GTATTATTTTGCAGTTGTGATATTTGATTCAAGTGCTACAGCAGATTACCTTTACAAAACTTGTGATGGTGTAGAGTTTGAAAGGTCTGGAAATAAACTGGATTTAAGATTTATTCCAGATTCTACGAAATTTGAACATCAGCCACGTGATGTTGCGACGGAG GCACCAGCTGACTACGAAGGTCTAAATTTTCAAACTAGAGCATTGCAACAAAGCAATGTTCATCTTACTTGGGATGAAGATGAACCACAGCGCGCGAAGACCTTGAAAAGAAAACTAAATACTGATCAG cTTGTTGAGCTGGAGTTGAAAGAGTTTTTGGCATCTGATGAGAGCGAAACTGATGATAGTGGTGCCGAAGACACAGAAGACATAttgatgaaaaaaatcaaaaaacaaGATATGTATCGTGCACTGATCCAGTCTGAGGATGGTTCAGATGATAATGATGAAGAGGGAGATGATCAGGACATGGAGGTCACTTTTAATTCTAGCTTAGAAAATATTAGCAAACGCATACTAGAAAAGAAAGACAAGAAATCAGAAACTGTTTGGGATGAGCATCTCAGAAAGAGGAGAGAGAAAAAGAAGGCTAATAAAAACAGGTCCAAGTATTCATCAGATGAGGAAGACGGTTATTCTGATCAGAAAATTTCACAACCTGCAGAACAACATGAtgactttttcattgatgagcCTTCAGCCACAGAGAGTAAAGGGAATCAAGTCCGAGGCACCAAAAGGGGAAGTTACATTCAAGAAACAACCCAAGAAGCTGAAGCAAGCATAGCAGAGCTTGAATTGTTACTTGCTGATGATAATGGAGGAGATACAAATATAAAGGGCTACAGTTTGAAGCCTAAGAAAAAGAAGGGGAAGAAAGGAACGGAAATTCCAGATGAAGGGAAAATTCCGACTGCTGACGTTGATGATCCACGTTTTTCATCTTTATTCACCTCATCCCTCTTTGCTTTGGATCCAACAGATCCTCAGTTTAAAAG GAGTGCGACTTATTCTAGGCTGAATGCCCAAAAACGGAAGATTACCGATAAAGAAAATGACCTAATGGTTCGCTCGGAAGTTCTTGGTCAAGTGTCAGAAGTGcacgaacatgaacatgaaaaaacTGAAGGATTGCCTCAAGGAAATGAGAAGCACGAGTCATCTTCATTGGTTAAGTCGCTCAAACTGAAGTTGAAACAACTGCCTTTGATGTCTCAAGGTAAAGTTCCTTCAGGGAATCGCAAATCCCAAGGCAAGTCAAAGAAAGAGAAATAA